The Caldicellulosiruptor changbaiensis genome has a segment encoding these proteins:
- a CDS encoding helix-turn-helix domain-containing protein: MFKKALWRFVFSYLIIFVVPLLIGIGAYFNVKQIMLLSLYRYNKTALNQLKDKMENEVMGPVESLADWINLNPYYFIFLPEASEALDSNDRLLNIRNLCREISSQTYKNSYILDAFIYIDSQNLIIGPSYTTTPYNYYTYVYRPLNLNYDKWKELLNGEYQLKYIPSFKVKADYKEMQTILFANTLSRWNINGKNANVFVIIDQSKIISLMKEIISYPKGIIWILDRDNNQILQVASNKEDNISLPRLNFSIYRDFNIKELKINNEKWIVYYIVSPTYGWKYISMVPVNNFFEEIRRIRNFSLLLLGLMSIAGSILIFFFSLQNYRPLSEIKNLLQSRHTEPTQKNKSEYEVIRELVQIALTKEDELKNQILRFTPIIKNNLLFQLLTGNLTQKEIGEIELRTLGLENPNDNFIVAVLEVDDCSGFIKEETEQEYALATFVITNVLNELLVNNGIRYWEIFMSKTKISLIIETSSDEREFILKLSHIFETMIDFLEKNFAIYISVGISNIQKGIGNIKSAYEQAEKVLNLKFTKPNLKVFSFMQLHKDVIQQGEFLPKDIENRLTNSIKDAAGEKVEKILDEVLEYITNLASPHLGKMIFVYLYGLYYQILNSVPNELNEKLKPQPEEVMKLILEEKNPKKIFSCIKEDFLNLTRSVIANRQKGGNDLIGSILEFIEKEFTNPDISLSAIAEKFDITPQYLSAIFKEKTGQNLSDYILNLRMNRAKELLLSTNYSVTQIAKLIGYTEVSGFTKAFKKVEGVSPNKFREINKA; encoded by the coding sequence ATGTTTAAAAAGGCTCTATGGAGATTTGTTTTTTCATACCTTATAATATTTGTGGTTCCTCTTTTAATAGGAATCGGTGCGTACTTTAATGTAAAGCAAATTATGTTACTGAGTTTATATAGATACAACAAAACTGCCTTAAATCAGCTAAAGGATAAGATGGAAAATGAAGTGATGGGACCTGTTGAGTCCTTGGCTGATTGGATTAATCTAAACCCCTACTACTTTATTTTTTTACCTGAAGCAAGTGAAGCTTTGGACAGCAACGATAGACTTTTGAACATTCGGAACCTTTGCAGAGAGATTTCTTCACAAACGTATAAAAATTCTTACATATTAGACGCCTTTATATACATAGATTCACAAAATCTGATAATAGGACCATCATATACTACAACGCCTTACAACTACTATACATATGTTTACCGACCACTTAATCTCAATTATGATAAGTGGAAAGAACTTTTAAATGGAGAATATCAACTAAAATATATCCCTTCTTTTAAAGTCAAAGCGGATTACAAGGAAATGCAGACAATTTTATTTGCCAATACTCTATCAAGATGGAATATCAATGGTAAGAACGCTAATGTGTTTGTAATAATTGATCAGTCAAAGATTATAAGCTTGATGAAAGAAATAATAAGTTATCCTAAGGGAATTATATGGATATTAGATAGGGACAATAACCAGATTCTGCAGGTAGCTTCAAATAAAGAAGACAATATTAGTCTTCCACGACTTAACTTTTCAATTTATAGAGACTTTAATATAAAAGAACTGAAAATTAACAATGAGAAATGGATTGTATATTATATAGTTTCGCCAACTTATGGATGGAAATACATATCTATGGTTCCAGTCAACAATTTCTTCGAAGAGATAAGAAGAATCAGAAATTTCAGTCTTCTTTTGCTTGGTCTTATGAGCATTGCAGGAAGCATTTTGATCTTTTTCTTCAGTCTTCAAAATTATAGACCACTAAGTGAAATAAAGAATTTACTTCAATCAAGACATACAGAGCCAACTCAAAAAAATAAAAGTGAATACGAAGTGATTAGGGAACTTGTCCAGATAGCTCTTACAAAAGAAGATGAGCTAAAAAATCAGATTTTACGATTTACTCCAATTATAAAAAACAACCTTTTATTTCAATTATTAACAGGAAATCTAACACAAAAAGAGATTGGCGAAATTGAGTTAAGAACATTGGGTTTGGAAAATCCAAATGACAATTTTATTGTGGCTGTTCTTGAGGTGGATGATTGTTCTGGATTTATTAAGGAAGAAACTGAACAAGAGTATGCCCTGGCTACTTTTGTAATTACAAACGTCCTCAATGAGCTTCTGGTAAACAATGGTATTAGGTATTGGGAGATTTTTATGTCAAAAACCAAAATAAGTCTGATTATAGAAACCAGTTCAGACGAAAGAGAATTTATTTTGAAATTATCCCATATATTTGAAACAATGATAGATTTTCTTGAAAAGAATTTTGCGATATATATTTCTGTGGGAATTAGTAATATTCAAAAAGGAATAGGAAATATTAAATCTGCTTATGAACAGGCAGAAAAGGTTTTAAACTTAAAGTTTACAAAACCAAATTTAAAAGTGTTCAGTTTTATGCAACTTCACAAAGATGTAATACAGCAGGGCGAATTTTTACCAAAGGATATTGAAAATAGACTTACAAATTCTATTAAGGATGCAGCAGGTGAGAAGGTTGAGAAGATTTTAGATGAAGTATTAGAATATATTACTAACTTGGCATCCCCCCATCTTGGCAAAATGATATTTGTGTATTTGTATGGCCTGTACTATCAAATTCTAAATAGTGTACCAAATGAACTTAACGAAAAGTTAAAACCTCAGCCAGAAGAAGTGATGAAACTAATTCTTGAAGAAAAAAATCCAAAGAAGATCTTTTCGTGTATAAAAGAGGACTTTTTAAATCTTACAAGAAGTGTTATAGCAAATAGGCAAAAGGGCGGAAATGACCTGATTGGCAGTATATTGGAATTTATTGAAAAAGAATTTACAAACCCTGATATTTCGTTATCAGCGATTGCTGAAAAGTTTGACATCACTCCGCAATATCTTTCTGCAATTTTCAAAGAGAAGACGGGGCAAAACCTTAGCGACTATATATTAAATCTCAGGATGAATCGTGCTAAAGAACTGTTGCTTTCGACAAACTATTCAGTGACACAAATTGCAAAGTTGATTGGCTACACAGAAGTAAGTGGTTTCACGAAAGCATTTAAGAAGGTTGAAGGAGTCTCACCAAACAAGTTCAGAGAAATAAATAAAGCATGA
- a CDS encoding type 2 periplasmic-binding domain-containing protein — protein MRRVKLGNRISLLAIAIVFVFSSIFPSFVSSPSVAYAKSTTTLTYFVRLDPKVATSYNSYSQIAAYQLLQKKLGVKLVFKHPPVGGETDQFNLMVASRQLTDIIEWNWIDNYPGGPVKAMLDKIIIRLNDYIPKYAPNLNKYLQQHPDIKKLIVTDDGDIYGFPALRGTNPKIACVYYGPQIRADWLKKLGLKEPETVDDWYKVLKAFVTKDPNGNGKKDERGFSILRNASNPRYAFDYSSFLVGAWGIKTDFFQVNGRVKFGPLEPQFKEFVATLQKWWKEGLIDPDILTMNQKVIKANVQNDIIGSWIGLLSGDMGFFLNLKKDVIATKFPVLKKGDYPLLGQAESLFSRTSAAITTACKDIPTAMKVLDWGYSKEGFAAFNYGVEGKSYVVKNGKVYYTDEILKNPKGLSAAEALAKYARASISGPFAQADEYYYQIQMMYPQQKEAVEKWGQVKNDRVLPPLSFTDDESKRLANIMNTVNTYYDEMFLKLMTGKSTNVDAFVKTLKRMNIDQAIKIYQAAYERYKKRK, from the coding sequence ATGAGAAGGGTTAAATTAGGTAACCGTATTTCTCTGTTGGCAATCGCAATTGTTTTTGTATTCAGTTCTATATTTCCTTCATTTGTTTCGTCCCCATCGGTTGCATATGCAAAATCAACTACAACACTTACTTACTTTGTAAGACTTGACCCGAAAGTAGCTACATCATACAACAGTTATTCTCAAATTGCAGCTTATCAATTGTTGCAGAAAAAATTAGGAGTAAAACTTGTATTCAAACATCCACCTGTTGGCGGCGAAACAGACCAGTTTAACCTAATGGTTGCATCAAGGCAGCTTACAGATATAATTGAGTGGAACTGGATTGACAACTACCCAGGTGGTCCTGTTAAAGCAATGCTTGACAAAATTATCATTAGACTTAACGACTACATTCCAAAATATGCTCCAAATCTCAACAAGTATCTGCAGCAACATCCAGACATTAAAAAATTAATAGTAACAGATGATGGCGACATTTACGGATTCCCGGCATTAAGAGGTACAAATCCAAAGATTGCATGTGTATACTATGGCCCTCAAATAAGAGCTGACTGGCTTAAAAAATTAGGATTAAAAGAACCAGAAACTGTTGATGATTGGTATAAGGTCCTTAAAGCTTTTGTTACAAAAGACCCTAATGGCAATGGTAAAAAGGATGAAAGAGGCTTTTCAATTTTGAGAAATGCTTCAAATCCAAGATATGCATTTGACTATTCATCATTCTTAGTTGGCGCATGGGGAATTAAAACAGACTTCTTCCAAGTAAATGGCAGGGTCAAATTCGGTCCATTAGAACCCCAGTTTAAAGAATTTGTTGCAACATTGCAAAAGTGGTGGAAAGAAGGTCTCATTGACCCAGATATTCTAACAATGAATCAAAAAGTTATTAAAGCAAATGTTCAAAACGATATAATTGGTTCATGGATAGGATTGCTCAGTGGTGACATGGGGTTCTTCCTAAATCTCAAAAAAGATGTCATTGCTACAAAGTTCCCTGTGCTCAAAAAAGGAGATTATCCATTGCTTGGCCAGGCAGAGTCCTTATTCTCAAGAACAAGTGCTGCAATCACAACAGCTTGTAAAGACATCCCAACTGCTATGAAAGTTCTCGATTGGGGTTACAGCAAAGAAGGATTCGCTGCATTTAACTATGGTGTTGAAGGGAAGTCATATGTTGTAAAAAACGGAAAAGTATATTATACTGATGAAATATTAAAGAATCCCAAAGGCTTGTCTGCAGCTGAAGCTTTAGCAAAATATGCTCGTGCATCTATTAGCGGACCATTTGCTCAGGCTGATGAATATTATTATCAAATTCAAATGATGTATCCTCAACAAAAAGAAGCTGTTGAAAAATGGGGTCAGGTCAAAAATGATAGAGTTTTACCACCACTTTCTTTCACTGATGATGAATCAAAGAGGCTTGCAAACATTATGAACACTGTAAATACCTATTATGACGAAATGTTTTTAAAGCTCATGACAGGAAAATCCACAAATGTTGATGCCTTTGTAAAAACTTTAAAGAGAATGAACATTGATCAAGCAATCAAGATATATCAAGCAGCTTATGAGAGATACAAGAAGAGAAAATAA
- a CDS encoding ABC transporter permease, whose amino-acid sequence MEKSLSKPYTPNRWQELKKDLIRNKNLYLMVLPIVAYYFIFHYIPMYGLQIAFKDFTPAKGIWGSQWVGLEKFREFFVYDSYYVWRIIRNTILINVYDLIFGFPAPIIFALLLNEIKNSIYKRTLQTVSYMPHFISTVVIVGMIMDFFSRDGLINQILKSIGLVSEPISFMTEPGWFRPLYVGSGIWQNLGWGSIVYLAAISNIDPQLYEAALIDGAGRFKQALYVTIPGILPTIVIMFLLRVGHMMNVGFEKVYLMYNPLTYETADVISTYVYRKGLLEMDYSYGAAVGLFNSVINFLLVVFSNKIAKKLTETSLW is encoded by the coding sequence ATGGAGAAAAGTCTATCAAAACCTTATACACCAAATAGATGGCAAGAGCTGAAAAAAGACCTGATTAGAAACAAAAATTTGTATTTAATGGTACTTCCTATTGTTGCTTATTATTTTATCTTTCACTACATACCAATGTACGGGCTTCAGATAGCCTTCAAAGACTTTACTCCTGCAAAAGGTATCTGGGGAAGCCAGTGGGTAGGACTTGAGAAGTTCAGAGAATTTTTTGTTTACGATAGCTACTATGTCTGGAGAATCATAAGAAACACAATCTTAATCAACGTATACGACTTGATATTCGGTTTCCCTGCCCCAATAATATTTGCCTTACTACTTAATGAAATCAAAAATAGCATCTACAAAAGGACATTACAAACTGTCAGCTACATGCCTCACTTTATCTCAACTGTTGTTATTGTGGGTATGATCATGGACTTTTTTTCAAGAGACGGTCTTATAAACCAGATTCTAAAATCTATTGGACTTGTTAGCGAGCCAATCTCATTTATGACAGAGCCAGGCTGGTTCAGACCTCTTTATGTTGGTTCAGGGATATGGCAAAACCTTGGCTGGGGGTCAATTGTTTACTTAGCGGCAATCTCTAACATAGATCCACAGCTATACGAAGCAGCTTTGATAGATGGTGCTGGAAGGTTTAAACAGGCTCTTTACGTCACAATACCTGGAATCTTACCCACAATAGTTATTATGTTCCTTCTCAGGGTTGGTCATATGATGAACGTTGGGTTTGAAAAGGTGTACTTGATGTACAACCCACTCACTTATGAAACAGCAGATGTCATTTCAACATATGTTTACAGAAAAGGTCTTTTAGAGATGGACTATAGCTATGGTGCAGCTGTTGGTCTTTTTAACTCTGTTATAAACTTTTTGCTTGTAGTATTTTCGAACAAGATAGCAAAGAAGCTGACAGAAACATCACTGTGGTAG
- a CDS encoding carbohydrate ABC transporter permease → MKIRKSAGEIIFDVFNYIFLGLLCFTMLYPMLYVVFASFSNPIKLMAYRGPLLRPLDFSTEAYKLLLSYPMIWIGYRNTLIYVVLGTAINILLTTMGGYVLSRKNLKLKNPIMFFIAFTMYFSGGMIPTYLLVQSLGMIDTMWAMIIPGAISTTNLIIMRTGFHAVPDSLEESARIDGAGDWTILFRIMIPLAMPMIAVMILFYAVGHWNAFFNAIIYLRSRELYPLQLVLREILIMNSTENMTTGISDASDRFAITELIKYAAIVVATVPILCIYPFLQKYFVKGVMIGAIKE, encoded by the coding sequence ATGAAGATTAGAAAGAGCGCAGGTGAGATAATATTTGATGTATTTAACTATATATTCTTAGGGCTTTTGTGTTTTACAATGCTATATCCCATGCTGTATGTTGTATTTGCTTCGTTTAGCAATCCTATCAAGCTTATGGCGTACAGAGGTCCACTTTTAAGACCTTTAGATTTTTCAACAGAAGCATATAAGCTGCTTTTAAGCTACCCAATGATTTGGATAGGGTATAGAAACACACTTATATACGTTGTGCTTGGAACAGCGATAAATATCTTGCTTACAACAATGGGCGGGTATGTGCTTTCAAGGAAGAATTTGAAACTCAAAAACCCAATAATGTTTTTCATAGCATTCACAATGTATTTTAGCGGTGGAATGATACCCACATATTTGCTTGTGCAATCCCTTGGTATGATAGATACAATGTGGGCGATGATAATACCTGGCGCAATTTCGACAACAAACCTTATCATAATGAGGACGGGTTTTCATGCTGTGCCAGACAGTTTAGAGGAGTCAGCGAGAATAGACGGAGCGGGGGACTGGACAATACTGTTCAGGATAATGATACCTTTGGCGATGCCGATGATAGCGGTAATGATTTTGTTTTATGCTGTTGGACACTGGAATGCATTTTTCAATGCGATAATTTATCTTCGAAGTAGGGAACTGTATCCACTTCAGCTTGTTTTAAGGGAGATACTGATTATGAACAGCACAGAAAACATGACAACAGGGATATCGGATGCGTCGGATAGGTTTGCGATAACAGAGCTTATAAAGTATGCGGCGATAGTTGTTGCCACAGTGCCGATACTTTGTATATATCCATTTTTGCAAAAGTATTTCGTCAAAGGTGTTATGATTGGGGCTATTAAAGAGTAA
- a CDS encoding sugar phosphate isomerase/epimerase family protein, with product MKQEQIAAQLFTLREFLKTEEDIYNTLKKVSEIGFRAVQISGMAKIDTYKLKNMLNEFSLTVCATHTPFERLKNEIESVIEEHKILGCYHIAIPSAPNEFRSFEGALEFAKECNEIGKKLKEENISLSYHNHSFEFKRYNSKTWLEILIENSDPQLLMFEIDTYWVQFAGASPEKWIRKLKGRIPLVHLKDMGMLEDFKQGMFEVGFGNLDWDGIIEACIDAGVQWYIIEQDICQRSPFESLRLSLDFLTKNYVK from the coding sequence ATGAAGCAAGAACAAATAGCAGCTCAGCTTTTCACGCTGCGCGAGTTTTTAAAAACTGAAGAAGATATATACAATACTTTAAAAAAGGTTAGCGAAATTGGTTTTAGAGCTGTACAAATCTCAGGTATGGCTAAGATTGACACCTATAAGCTAAAAAACATGTTAAATGAATTTTCCTTAACAGTTTGTGCAACACATACCCCTTTTGAAAGGCTGAAAAACGAAATTGAATCTGTAATCGAAGAGCATAAGATATTAGGCTGCTATCATATTGCAATCCCATCTGCTCCAAACGAATTTAGAAGTTTTGAAGGAGCACTTGAATTTGCAAAAGAGTGCAATGAAATTGGAAAAAAGTTAAAAGAAGAAAATATATCGCTTTCTTATCACAACCATAGTTTTGAGTTTAAAAGATATAATAGTAAAACATGGCTTGAGATTTTGATTGAAAATTCAGACCCACAGCTTTTAATGTTTGAAATTGACACTTACTGGGTTCAATTTGCTGGAGCAAGTCCTGAAAAGTGGATACGAAAACTAAAAGGTCGAATTCCACTTGTTCATTTAAAAGACATGGGAATGCTTGAAGATTTTAAGCAAGGCATGTTTGAGGTGGGTTTTGGAAATTTAGACTGGGATGGAATAATAGAAGCCTGTATTGATGCAGGTGTTCAGTGGTATATAATTGAGCAGGATATCTGTCAAAGAAGTCCTTTTGAAAGTTTGAGACTCAGCTTAGACTTTTTAACGAAAAATTATGTAAAGTAA
- a CDS encoding Gfo/Idh/MocA family protein, translated as MSKLKFGIVGCGVISKTHATAISALSSDAELVAVCDVIEDRARKLAQDFGVKKIYTDYEKMLLDPEIDVISVCTPSGMHADMAVLAADAKKHVIIEKPMDITLSKADRIIEAQNRNNVVISIISQHRYSDCMQLLKRLMNEGKFGNIVLATSYTKWYRSQEYYDSGSWRGTWNLDGGGALMNQSIHYIDMIQWIVGKVVEVFAYCTTRAHRRIEVEDGAVAVVKFENGAIGEIVGTTSAYPGFETRLEIFGEHGSAIAINTQLESLYFKDGSEKEYLESYKKEDRGPVGASSAAIKEEGHVRQYRDVINAIKTGTKPLIPAEEGRHPVEIILAIYLSSLTGKPVKLPLESDDEVLKEIEKIKGKGF; from the coding sequence ATGTCAAAGCTTAAGTTTGGCATTGTTGGTTGTGGGGTTATATCAAAGACGCATGCGACTGCTATCTCAGCTCTTTCAAGCGATGCAGAGCTTGTTGCTGTGTGCGACGTCATAGAAGACAGAGCCAGAAAACTTGCTCAAGATTTTGGTGTAAAAAAGATATATACTGACTATGAAAAGATGCTTCTTGATCCTGAGATTGATGTTATCTCTGTCTGCACACCCTCTGGTATGCATGCTGACATGGCAGTCTTGGCAGCAGACGCAAAAAAACATGTGATTATTGAAAAGCCAATGGATATAACATTGTCTAAAGCTGACAGAATAATAGAAGCTCAAAACAGGAACAATGTGGTGATTTCTATAATTTCACAGCACAGATACAGTGATTGTATGCAACTTTTAAAAAGGCTAATGAACGAAGGAAAGTTTGGAAACATTGTTTTAGCAACAAGCTATACTAAATGGTACAGGTCTCAGGAATATTATGACAGCGGTAGCTGGCGAGGGACATGGAACTTGGATGGTGGCGGTGCGCTCATGAACCAGTCTATACACTACATAGATATGATTCAGTGGATTGTTGGAAAGGTTGTGGAGGTTTTTGCATACTGCACAACAAGGGCACATAGGCGAATAGAGGTTGAAGATGGAGCTGTTGCAGTGGTCAAGTTTGAAAATGGTGCAATTGGCGAAATAGTTGGAACAACAAGTGCATATCCAGGTTTTGAAACAAGGCTTGAGATTTTTGGTGAACATGGTTCTGCAATTGCTATTAACACCCAGCTTGAAAGTCTTTACTTCAAAGATGGGTCTGAGAAGGAGTATTTGGAGAGTTACAAAAAAGAGGACAGAGGTCCTGTTGGTGCATCTTCTGCTGCCATCAAAGAAGAAGGACATGTAAGACAGTACAGAGATGTAATAAATGCTATAAAAACCGGGACAAAACCACTTATCCCTGCTGAGGAAGGAAGACATCCTGTTGAAATAATACTTGCCATTTACCTCTCAAGCCTGACAGGGAAACCTGTAAAGCTCCCTCTTGAAAGTGACGATGAGGTCTTAAAGGAGATTGAAAAGATAAAAGGTAAAGGATTCTAA
- a CDS encoding sugar phosphate isomerase/epimerase family protein — translation MYKFIFSAFGDEIASNLDEQIEVLKKHGIEYLEFRSANGKSVADYTENEAKEVLKKLKNSGIKVSAIGSPIGKVDVNCDFEKYLELFKHIVELAHILETRYIRIFSFYVPEGEEEKYTDVVIERISKFTEIAKRENLVLLHENEKEIYGSNAERCFKILSTINSPNLRATFDPANFVQCKVEVYPHAFELLKDYIEYVHIKDAKFSDGSVTVAGEGDGRVKDVIAALKRRGFCGFLSIEPHLNNNLPGGGPENFARAYRAIKKIIDEEGEI, via the coding sequence ATGTATAAATTTATATTCTCAGCATTTGGAGATGAGATAGCAAGCAATCTGGATGAGCAAATAGAGGTTTTGAAAAAGCATGGTATTGAATACTTAGAGTTTCGGTCTGCAAATGGTAAAAGCGTTGCTGACTATACTGAAAATGAAGCAAAGGAGGTTTTAAAAAAGTTAAAAAACAGTGGTATAAAGGTTTCAGCAATAGGGTCTCCAATCGGCAAGGTTGACGTAAACTGCGACTTCGAAAAGTATCTTGAGCTTTTCAAGCACATCGTTGAGCTTGCTCACATCCTTGAGACAAGGTACATACGCATCTTTTCGTTTTATGTTCCAGAGGGTGAAGAAGAAAAGTACACAGATGTCGTCATAGAGAGGATTTCAAAGTTTACTGAGATTGCTAAGAGAGAAAATCTTGTTCTTCTTCACGAGAACGAAAAGGAGATATATGGAAGCAATGCCGAAAGGTGTTTTAAAATCCTCTCCACAATCAACTCACCCAATTTGAGAGCAACATTTGACCCGGCAAATTTTGTCCAGTGCAAAGTAGAGGTCTATCCACACGCATTTGAGCTTTTAAAAGATTATATTGAGTACGTGCACATAAAAGATGCAAAATTTTCAGACGGGAGCGTCACCGTTGCAGGTGAGGGTGATGGAAGGGTAAAAGATGTGATAGCAGCACTAAAGAGGAGAGGTTTTTGCGGCTTTTTGTCGATAGAGCCTCATCTTAACAATAACCTTCCTGGTGGTGGACCTGAAAACTTTGCAAGGGCTTATAGAGCAATTAAAAAGATTATAGATGAGGAAGGAGAGATTTAA
- a CDS encoding rod-binding protein has product MSEIPGIKIQAGYQEGIDNSVIDKLEKAYSEKDKQKLKEACEEFEAVMLSAIFKQMQKSIPKGGLFQESIADDIFNDMFVDEVSKKASKQGGIGLSKLLYDSMIKKIENEYKFKGE; this is encoded by the coding sequence ATGAGCGAGATACCGGGCATTAAGATTCAGGCAGGTTATCAGGAGGGGATAGATAATTCTGTAATAGACAAGCTTGAAAAAGCGTATTCTGAGAAAGACAAACAAAAGCTAAAAGAGGCTTGTGAGGAATTTGAAGCTGTCATGCTGTCGGCCATTTTTAAGCAGATGCAAAAGTCAATTCCCAAAGGTGGTCTTTTTCAAGAAAGTATTGCAGATGATATTTTTAACGACATGTTTGTTGACGAGGTTTCAAAAAAGGCTTCAAAACAAGGTGGAATAGGTCTTTCCAAGCTTTTGTATGATTCGATGATAAAAAAGATTGAAAATGAATATAAATTCAAAGGAGAATAA
- the flgG gene encoding flagellar basal-body rod protein FlgG, with the protein MMRALYSAALGMKAQQTNVDIISNNLANVNTTAFKKDKAEFKDLLYETLSRADVVAGDGKPVSLQIGHGVTISAITKSFSEGNLERTENPLDLAIQGEGFFVVSTPNGPRYTRDGSFKVSNVEGQIKLVTSDGYPVLAEGDTEIVLPETAISSITIDETGRITYKDAEGQIQDSGFKIKIVRFINPQGLLAEGKNLYNVSAASGDPVSEEETEGPKSRILQGFLEMSNVQVVDEMVKLIIAQRAYEINSKAIQTADDMLSMANNLKR; encoded by the coding sequence ATGATGAGAGCTCTTTATTCTGCTGCCCTGGGTATGAAAGCGCAGCAGACAAATGTTGATATCATATCCAACAACCTTGCAAATGTGAACACAACAGCTTTCAAAAAAGACAAAGCAGAGTTTAAAGACCTTTTGTATGAGACTTTGTCGCGAGCAGATGTTGTTGCAGGTGATGGGAAGCCTGTAAGTCTCCAAATAGGTCATGGTGTGACAATCTCTGCTATCACAAAGAGCTTTTCAGAAGGTAACTTGGAGAGGACTGAAAACCCACTTGATTTGGCAATTCAGGGGGAAGGATTCTTTGTAGTATCAACCCCTAACGGGCCAAGATATACAAGAGATGGTAGTTTTAAGGTTTCTAACGTTGAAGGACAGATAAAACTTGTGACCTCAGATGGATATCCAGTTTTAGCAGAGGGCGATACGGAGATTGTTCTTCCAGAGACTGCTATTTCAAGTATCACCATAGATGAAACAGGAAGGATCACTTACAAGGATGCAGAAGGACAAATTCAGGATTCAGGTTTTAAAATCAAAATAGTGAGGTTTATAAATCCTCAAGGACTTTTGGCAGAAGGCAAAAACTTGTATAACGTCTCTGCTGCATCTGGTGATCCTGTTTCTGAAGAGGAGACAGAAGGTCCAAAGAGCAGAATACTTCAGGGATTTCTCGAGATGTCGAATGTACAGGTTGTGGATGAAATGGTAAAGCTTATTATTGCCCAAAGAGCATATGAGATTAATTCCAAAGCTATTCAAACAGCGGATGATATGCTCTCTATGGCAAACAACCTGAAAAGATAA
- the flgF gene encoding flagellar basal-body rod protein FlgF, with translation MIRGIYTSASGMILNQKLMDLTANNIANVSTTGFKRDIAQVESFRRMMTYRIYDDSSNSIDNAIGYMSLGADVSRIVSDFSQGLYIKTDEPLNLAIRGSGFFAVEKVDPQTGQVQVYYTRNGAFTLNSNGELVTLEGFRVLGQNGRIVLQNQGQIRIDEQGNIYQDGRFVDRLRLVDFQDKTLLRKIGNNLFEADVQNQQIAFSGRVLQGYLEGSNVNSVQEMVNMINVLRAYEANQKAFIAQDETLQKAVNEIARK, from the coding sequence ATGATTAGAGGAATTTACACATCTGCATCAGGGATGATTCTAAACCAAAAACTCATGGATTTGACTGCTAACAATATTGCAAATGTGAGTACAACTGGGTTTAAAAGAGATATTGCCCAGGTTGAAAGCTTTAGAAGGATGATGACCTATAGGATATACGATGACTCTTCAAATAGTATTGACAATGCAATTGGGTATATGTCACTCGGAGCAGACGTTTCAAGGATTGTTAGCGATTTTTCTCAGGGGCTTTACATAAAGACAGACGAACCTTTGAACTTGGCGATAAGAGGAAGTGGATTTTTTGCTGTAGAAAAAGTTGATCCTCAAACAGGTCAAGTTCAGGTTTACTATACAAGAAATGGTGCATTTACACTAAATTCAAATGGTGAGCTTGTGACACTTGAAGGTTTTCGTGTCCTTGGACAAAACGGAAGGATTGTACTGCAAAATCAGGGACAAATCAGGATTGATGAGCAGGGTAACATCTATCAAGACGGCAGATTTGTTGACCGTTTGAGACTTGTCGATTTCCAAGACAAAACTCTTTTGCGTAAAATCGGCAATAACCTTTTTGAAGCAGATGTACAAAATCAGCAAATAGCTTTTAGTGGAAGGGTTTTACAAGGATATTTGGAAGGGTCAAATGTAAATTCTGTCCAAGAGATGGTCAATATGATAAATGTTTTGAGAGCGTATGAGGCTAACCAAAAGGCTTTTATTGCACAGGATGAGACTTTGCAGAAGGCTGTGAATGAGATTGCGAGAAAGTAG